Proteins co-encoded in one Haladaptatus sp. ZSTT2 genomic window:
- a CDS encoding SLC13 family permease yields MLFGIAVLGTALIALAPNPDGLTIRGQYAIATMFFAGSLWITGALPLPVTALSIPVLLTAFGVYDDIDPALAGFADHLIFLFIAGFMLANALQKYNIDRRIALWLMAKMGSSARLLILAIMLATAFLSMWVSNTATTAMMTPIALGVLGQVIGRDEIQEDTDDAAAFSNMQISTLLGTAYAASVGGVGTLIGTPPNAIVASQLKELLGYEITFFDWLVIGIPVVFVTLPLVWYILTFRLYPPEVKDVSGARRKAEQYLEEEGSLSTRGRRVAWIFGATAFLWVLGGLDILFEGILPPTVFTTLFGGEGLTIFGVEGHQGLLYYVMVGLYAIPALVLADTVEWDDIVDIDWGTILLFGGGISLAGAFADTGATEWLVSSIFDGLVGTNILFVVGAIVLLVIFLTEMTSNTATSAIIVPILIALGGVFAGTLGVAEPEAAIFLAVSGAIAASFAFALPVATPPNAIVFGSGHMKQKHMMKAGIVLNVVMTAVLTGLIMLLFMFVWPALLW; encoded by the coding sequence ATGTTGTTCGGTATCGCTGTCCTCGGAACGGCGCTCATCGCCCTTGCGCCGAATCCTGACGGACTCACCATTCGCGGTCAGTACGCGATTGCGACCATGTTCTTCGCCGGGTCGCTCTGGATTACGGGGGCATTGCCGCTCCCGGTCACGGCGCTCTCGATACCCGTGTTACTCACGGCGTTCGGCGTCTACGACGACATCGACCCCGCGTTGGCTGGCTTCGCAGACCACCTCATCTTCTTGTTCATCGCCGGGTTCATGCTGGCGAATGCGCTGCAGAAGTACAACATCGACCGACGGATTGCCCTCTGGCTCATGGCGAAGATGGGCTCTTCTGCTCGGCTGTTGATTCTCGCCATCATGCTCGCCACAGCGTTCCTCTCGATGTGGGTGTCGAACACCGCGACCACGGCAATGATGACACCAATCGCCCTCGGGGTGCTCGGGCAAGTCATCGGTCGCGACGAGATTCAAGAGGACACGGACGACGCCGCAGCGTTCTCGAACATGCAGATTTCGACGCTGCTCGGGACGGCGTACGCCGCGAGCGTCGGCGGTGTCGGCACGCTCATCGGGACGCCGCCAAACGCCATCGTGGCGAGTCAACTCAAAGAACTCCTCGGCTACGAAATCACCTTCTTCGACTGGCTCGTCATCGGCATTCCAGTCGTCTTCGTGACCCTGCCGCTCGTCTGGTACATCCTCACCTTCCGGCTCTACCCGCCGGAAGTGAAAGACGTGAGCGGCGCACGCCGCAAGGCAGAACAGTACCTCGAAGAGGAGGGAAGTCTCTCCACTCGCGGCCGCCGCGTCGCGTGGATTTTTGGTGCGACAGCGTTCCTCTGGGTGCTCGGCGGCCTCGACATCCTCTTTGAGGGGATTCTGCCACCTACCGTGTTCACCACGCTGTTCGGCGGTGAGGGCCTGACCATCTTCGGCGTCGAAGGCCACCAAGGGCTGCTCTACTACGTGATGGTCGGTCTCTACGCCATCCCGGCGCTCGTCCTCGCGGACACGGTCGAGTGGGACGACATCGTTGACATCGACTGGGGGACCATCCTTCTGTTCGGTGGCGGCATCTCGCTCGCTGGCGCGTTCGCTGATACCGGCGCGACTGAATGGCTCGTTTCGAGCATCTTCGATGGTCTCGTTGGGACGAACATCCTGTTCGTCGTCGGCGCAATCGTCCTGTTGGTCATCTTCCTCACCGAGATGACGAGCAACACCGCGACCTCTGCGATTATCGTCCCCATCCTCATCGCACTCGGTGGCGTGTTCGCTGGCACGCTCGGCGTCGCAGAACCCGAAGCCGCTATCTTCCTCGCGGTGAGCGGCGCGATTGCGGCCTCCTTCGCGTTCGCCTTGCCCGTGGCGACGCCGCCAAACGCCATCGTGTTCGGGTCGGGGCACATGAAACAAAAACACATGATGAAAGCCGGAATCGTCCTCAACGTCGTGATGACGGCGGTGCTCACGGGCCTCATCATGCTCCTGTTCATGTTCGTCTGGCCCGCACTGCTCTGGTAA
- the nth gene encoding endonuclease III → MGTPLSSRAEQAEEVLDRLYEEFPDTTISLRYANRLELLIAVMLSAQCTDKRVNKVTKELFAKYDSAEDYANTEQEELAEDISSITYYNNKAKYIRSACADIIEKHDGEVPDTMSELTDLAGVGRKTANVVLQHGHDIVEGIVVDTHVQRISRRLGLTEEKSPKNIEQALMPLIPREDWQNLTHLLISHGRATCTAINPDCDDCVLEDICPSSKLDHDVDLAKNEAW, encoded by the coding sequence ATGGGAACGCCGCTTTCGTCGCGCGCGGAACAAGCCGAAGAGGTCTTAGACCGCCTCTACGAGGAGTTTCCCGACACGACGATTTCACTTCGTTACGCGAACCGTCTCGAACTTTTGATTGCCGTGATGCTCTCTGCGCAGTGTACCGACAAGCGCGTGAACAAGGTCACGAAGGAGCTGTTCGCAAAGTACGATTCGGCCGAAGACTACGCGAACACGGAGCAAGAGGAACTGGCCGAGGACATCTCCTCGATTACCTACTACAACAACAAGGCGAAGTACATCCGGAGTGCGTGTGCGGATATCATCGAGAAACACGACGGTGAAGTGCCAGATACGATGTCGGAGTTGACCGACCTCGCGGGTGTCGGCCGCAAGACGGCGAACGTCGTCCTCCAACACGGCCACGACATCGTCGAGGGAATCGTGGTGGACACGCACGTCCAGCGCATCTCTCGGCGGCTTGGGTTGACTGAGGAGAAAAGCCCAAAAAACATCGAACAAGCCCTCATGCCACTCATCCCGCGTGAGGACTGGCAGAACCTCACCCACCTCCTGATTAGTCACGGTCGGGCGACGTGTACCGCCATCAACCCCGATTGCGACGACTGCGTCTTAGAAGACATCTGTCCGTCGTCGAAACTCGACCACGACGTGGACTTGGCGAAAAACGAAGCCTGGTAG
- a CDS encoding methyltransferase family protein — translation MASSQQRRRWTHVQPSIRWQNVPIPEPHVTALVLSVVLHAFRPIQLVRQPHRVRRFGWVLIALSVSGIVAAVRAAGTETIENPKSLRTAFPYSHSRNPMYVAWTGLYVGSGLLWNSVWPFVFLPAVAGWTHLVVRREEATLARTFGAEYHEYRATVRRYL, via the coding sequence ATGGCATCGTCACAGCAGAGGCGGCGGTGGACGCACGTACAGCCATCCATACGGTGGCAAAACGTCCCGATTCCAGAGCCGCACGTGACCGCACTCGTTCTCAGTGTCGTTCTCCACGCGTTCCGTCCCATTCAGCTCGTTCGGCAACCCCATCGCGTTCGTCGGTTTGGCTGGGTGCTTATCGCCCTCAGCGTGTCCGGTATTGTGGCTGCCGTTCGTGCAGCCGGTACTGAGACCATCGAGAATCCCAAGTCGCTTCGTACCGCGTTTCCCTATAGCCACAGCCGCAATCCGATGTACGTAGCGTGGACGGGACTGTACGTTGGCAGTGGACTACTCTGGAATAGTGTGTGGCCGTTCGTGTTCCTCCCGGCTGTCGCAGGCTGGACGCACCTCGTAGTGCGACGTGAGGAAGCGACACTGGCGCGGACGTTCGGCGCGGAATATCACGAGTACCGCGCGACAGTCAGGCGATATCTGTGA
- a CDS encoding DUF7319 domain-containing protein: MGDARSTGPDELDEQADGSSGEGSPSVEELRKRVEEKYDFDNFGPADMAKMTPEEWDVAFDPDSWITGDELLARVEADLRWQVATREVFARVERVEENGEECLLAYSDEGYAVIYADGSVEGSGTILRDVKPTVALCSMDDYEPHDAPAGRVLPRPDDVREGTGKLGNTVLLTVGSLNVFAGLILLFGPFIYDPLLPTLCTPAASGGGFVCGTPLGEVTLFPVGRAILLTIIVGLGFLAFGLFLSVIVANARLSDRFRAEEYRDRLRALDLESGSYPAALPEEWRDRLDAARRARQLDTPTERDETGTSFPQE; this comes from the coding sequence ATGGGAGATGCTCGTTCCACGGGCCCAGACGAACTCGACGAGCAAGCAGACGGCTCGTCGGGCGAGGGGTCACCCTCCGTAGAGGAACTCAGAAAGCGCGTCGAAGAGAAGTACGACTTCGACAACTTCGGCCCGGCGGACATGGCGAAGATGACGCCCGAAGAGTGGGACGTCGCGTTCGACCCCGACTCGTGGATTACGGGCGACGAGCTGTTAGCCCGCGTCGAGGCAGACCTGCGCTGGCAGGTCGCCACCCGCGAAGTGTTCGCACGCGTCGAACGAGTCGAAGAAAACGGCGAGGAATGCCTGCTTGCCTACTCAGACGAGGGGTACGCCGTCATCTACGCGGACGGGAGCGTCGAAGGCAGCGGGACGATTCTCCGCGACGTAAAGCCCACGGTCGCCCTTTGTTCGATGGACGACTACGAGCCACACGACGCTCCCGCGGGGAGAGTGCTGCCGCGCCCCGACGACGTGCGCGAAGGGACGGGCAAACTCGGCAACACCGTCTTGCTCACCGTTGGCTCGCTCAACGTGTTCGCTGGACTCATCCTCCTGTTTGGGCCGTTCATCTACGACCCACTCTTGCCGACGCTCTGTACGCCTGCAGCGAGCGGGGGCGGATTCGTCTGTGGTACTCCGCTCGGTGAGGTGACGCTGTTCCCTGTCGGCAGAGCGATTTTGCTCACGATTATCGTCGGGCTTGGCTTTCTCGCCTTCGGTCTGTTTCTCTCGGTCATCGTCGCAAACGCTCGGCTTTCAGACCGGTTTCGCGCAGAGGAGTACCGCGACCGACTGCGGGCGCTCGACCTCGAATCGGGCTCCTACCCGGCGGCACTCCCCGAAGAATGGCGCGACCGCCTCGATGCGGCCCGCAGAGCCCGCCAGCTAGACACCCCAACCGAGCGCGATGAGACTGGTACATCGTTCCCTCAGGAATAG
- a CDS encoding cytochrome bc complex cytochrome b subunit has protein sequence MSENNDTEVRTDGTGIVPPDDETPTWLERKQRTEGLSRLTYEYFERSRREDQDLRMSSSYVERDVLGFPAWPHEMIRNLSLVAFFTGMLLFLSATLPPHIGPPANPSTTPAIILPDWYLYWSFGLLKMGPLNPDLAIIGGQKLMADATYGVIANLIVVGAIAVVPFLNKGSARRPVEEPFWASVGVFGVVFALTISALAVKNLVPMNADLLFDLTFLVPFVCGFISYAVLKAMREGYMFELNRRYYRLRPPQ, from the coding sequence ATGAGCGAAAACAACGACACAGAAGTCAGAACCGACGGCACTGGCATCGTCCCGCCGGACGATGAGACGCCCACGTGGCTGGAGCGCAAACAGCGCACCGAAGGGCTCTCCCGGCTGACCTACGAGTACTTCGAGCGCTCACGGCGCGAAGACCAGGACCTCCGCATGTCCTCTAGCTACGTCGAACGCGACGTACTCGGATTCCCTGCGTGGCCCCACGAGATGATTCGGAACCTCTCGCTCGTCGCATTCTTCACCGGAATGTTGCTGTTCCTGTCTGCGACGCTGCCACCGCACATCGGCCCGCCAGCAAATCCGAGTACGACTCCGGCGATCATCCTGCCTGACTGGTATCTGTACTGGTCGTTCGGCCTGCTGAAGATGGGGCCGCTCAACCCCGACCTCGCCATCATCGGCGGACAGAAACTGATGGCGGACGCGACGTACGGCGTGATTGCGAACCTCATCGTCGTGGGCGCGATTGCGGTCGTCCCCTTCCTGAACAAAGGGAGCGCGCGCAGACCGGTCGAGGAACCGTTCTGGGCGTCCGTTGGTGTGTTTGGCGTCGTGTTCGCCCTCACCATCAGCGCACTCGCAGTCAAGAACCTCGTCCCGATGAACGCAGACCTGCTGTTCGACCTGACGTTCCTCGTGCCGTTCGTCTGTGGCTTCATCAGCTACGCGGTGTTGAAGGCGATGCGCGAAGGCTACATGTTCGAACTCAACCGCCGGTACTACCGCCTGCGGCCACCGCAGTAA
- a CDS encoding DUF7314 family protein: protein MADEFAKGLGIFTGAGLLWMVLAGWYNTPSFEGEQLIGATPEGLDLYGTMAVYLRDALFWFAILGALTFWVIIPAVNQLRAARAERAKSE, encoded by the coding sequence ATGGCTGACGAATTCGCAAAAGGGCTTGGTATCTTCACGGGTGCTGGCCTGCTCTGGATGGTTCTCGCAGGGTGGTACAACACGCCCAGCTTCGAGGGTGAGCAACTTATCGGCGCAACACCCGAAGGGCTCGACCTGTACGGGACGATGGCGGTTTACCTCCGCGACGCACTGTTCTGGTTCGCCATCCTCGGCGCGCTCACGTTCTGGGTCATCATCCCCGCCGTGAACCAGCTGCGCGCGGCCCGTGCAGAGCGCGCGAAATCCGAGTAA
- a CDS encoding DUF7321 family protein yields the protein MLGLPDATTAAVAALLVTLSFPFYLYGAWIMIDADEVTWGVLTYHLKFIFVGLTLNTVPVVFWMVPRLTDQLNGFAAFHAFLGLQAYAMLVFAFTGIVRIFQAKWKHNLYHDYDEDVLLSEIGSEKMDFWRRRLRIGVFGYVLFWIFAWIVGMARFLTKYQFF from the coding sequence ATGCTCGGCCTGCCGGACGCCACGACTGCGGCCGTGGCTGCCCTCCTCGTGACGCTCAGTTTTCCGTTCTACCTCTACGGCGCGTGGATAATGATAGACGCAGACGAGGTGACGTGGGGCGTGCTCACCTACCACCTCAAATTCATCTTCGTCGGCCTCACCCTCAACACCGTCCCCGTCGTGTTCTGGATGGTTCCCCGGCTCACCGACCAGCTAAACGGCTTCGCCGCGTTCCACGCCTTCCTCGGATTGCAGGCCTACGCCATGCTCGTGTTCGCGTTTACGGGCATCGTCCGCATCTTCCAAGCGAAGTGGAAACACAACCTCTACCACGACTACGACGAGGACGTGTTGCTCTCCGAAATCGGCTCTGAGAAGATGGACTTCTGGCGCCGCCGCCTCCGTATCGGCGTGTTCGGCTACGTGCTGTTCTGGATTTTCGCGTGGATCGTCGGGATGGCGCGCTTTCTCACGAAATACCAGTTTTTCTGA
- a CDS encoding DUF7315 family membrane protein encodes MAPTDERSPDATPSERGARDVEVPIRLYKTITVFSTLFAVVAVVGGFLVIDAATQQSSLAADEVNLPIALVGIGLIALGAIVYAFSTRFRAQGMGKSKDDADEPQDNG; translated from the coding sequence ATGGCACCAACCGATGAGCGCTCGCCGGACGCAACCCCGTCTGAGCGTGGCGCTCGTGACGTCGAAGTCCCGATTCGTCTGTACAAAACCATCACCGTGTTCTCGACGCTGTTCGCCGTGGTCGCCGTCGTTGGCGGCTTTCTCGTCATCGACGCCGCCACCCAACAGTCGTCGCTTGCTGCGGATGAGGTGAACCTCCCCATTGCCTTGGTTGGCATTGGCCTGATTGCACTCGGTGCCATCGTGTACGCCTTCTCGACGCGCTTTCGCGCTCAGGGAATGGGAAAGTCTAAAGACGACGCCGACGAACCTCAGGATAATGGCTGA
- a CDS encoding ubiquinol-cytochrome c reductase iron-sulfur subunit: MPLDDDKYPTESGRRRFVKGVVGSATLASVGTGGVAALNSATSPSGAGGGITQYLGIENTGGPAPRGMPQIPLELDSEGFIKGVWPEPETQTVQGQEITVAEMELGGETYSTEWFQYCGAQTLPGIQPDADQDNFFRSSGDPPYSWQADTYSAGDKLHIDDFADYESWGNGIGQSGLGKPAMGTWRSVDVTPQEQIPVQVVRSSKILERAESGEDEFAEWIRASTVDGCIGWLNKCTHFCCVPGFKSISGSDKFNAENDVYCPCHQSVYDPFSTIKKSFVALPRPEGE; the protein is encoded by the coding sequence ATGCCATTAGACGACGACAAATATCCAACTGAATCAGGCCGCCGGCGCTTCGTAAAGGGCGTCGTCGGGAGTGCGACGCTCGCCAGTGTCGGCACTGGCGGGGTCGCGGCACTCAATTCGGCCACCTCGCCGAGTGGTGCCGGTGGTGGTATCACACAGTATCTTGGCATCGAAAACACCGGAGGGCCCGCGCCACGCGGCATGCCACAGATCCCTCTCGAACTCGACTCGGAAGGGTTTATCAAGGGTGTCTGGCCAGAACCGGAGACGCAAACGGTTCAGGGACAAGAGATTACGGTCGCAGAGATGGAACTCGGCGGCGAGACGTACTCCACTGAGTGGTTCCAGTACTGCGGTGCACAGACGCTGCCGGGCATCCAGCCCGACGCAGACCAAGACAACTTCTTCCGGTCTTCCGGTGACCCACCGTACAGCTGGCAGGCGGACACGTACTCAGCCGGCGACAAACTCCACATTGACGATTTCGCTGACTACGAAAGCTGGGGTAACGGTATCGGTCAAAGCGGCCTCGGGAAGCCCGCGATGGGGACGTGGCGCTCGGTCGACGTGACGCCACAGGAACAGATTCCGGTGCAGGTCGTCCGCAGCTCGAAAATCCTCGAACGTGCAGAGAGCGGCGAAGACGAGTTCGCAGAGTGGATTCGAGCGAGCACCGTAGACGGCTGCATTGGCTGGCTCAACAAGTGTACACACTTCTGCTGTGTGCCCGGATTCAAATCAATCTCTGGCAGTGATAAGTTCAACGCGGAGAACGACGTGTACTGCCCATGCCACCAGTCGGTGTACGATCCATTCAGCACGATCAAGAAATCGTTCGTGGCACTGCCACGCCCGGAGGGTGAATAA
- a CDS encoding plastocyanin/azurin family copper-binding protein, producing MKRRDFLLTASGVAGGTAVVGAAPAVAQEEPTASNNSSSGEGTTTPGAGNNSTDGSGGGGGGGGSKTVAVGPGGDLIFTPGTEEPLYASPGTTVTFNWESDNHNIVVDSQPDGAGWEGHQPLENTGFTYEHTFDTTGTYEYHCQPHASSGMTGEIIINESGAPPQSAEVEIDAEEMGVPIQAHFVGIATILMLVVSLIYTFFLLKYGESPHAKGGNN from the coding sequence ATGAAGCGACGGGACTTTCTACTGACCGCCAGCGGTGTTGCAGGCGGTACCGCCGTCGTCGGCGCTGCCCCCGCTGTGGCCCAGGAGGAGCCTACAGCCTCCAACAATAGTTCCTCTGGCGAGGGCACGACGACGCCAGGGGCGGGTAACAACAGCACGGATGGCAGTGGCGGCGGTGGCGGCGGTGGCGGCTCGAAAACCGTGGCCGTCGGGCCCGGCGGTGACCTCATCTTCACCCCCGGTACCGAAGAACCGCTCTACGCATCGCCCGGGACGACCGTGACGTTCAACTGGGAATCTGATAACCACAACATCGTGGTCGACAGCCAGCCAGACGGCGCGGGCTGGGAAGGCCATCAACCACTCGAAAACACGGGGTTCACCTACGAACACACGTTCGATACGACTGGCACGTACGAATACCACTGCCAGCCCCACGCCTCCTCGGGGATGACCGGTGAAATCATCATCAACGAGTCCGGTGCGCCGCCACAGAGCGCGGAAGTCGAGATTGACGCAGAGGAGATGGGTGTGCCGATTCAGGCGCACTTCGTGGGCATCGCGACGATTCTCATGCTCGTCGTTTCGCTCATCTACACGTTCTTCCTGCTCAAATACGGCGAGTCACCCCACGCAAAAGGAGGGAACAACTAA
- a CDS encoding DUF7318 family protein gives MSSSDSSYGDIHRYEPARESTAAAIAIVLLTVIEIAFVGLFVFGLLTGWSNGDQTGLGSMFLGGVLSVIFIDLAFILMLYRKEFLPDVMIVKKRRRKWEDLYIKEEDMYGSGASSEGPWESIKRAVYPYYKR, from the coding sequence ATGAGTTCTTCAGACAGCAGTTACGGTGACATTCACCGCTACGAACCAGCCCGCGAGAGTACGGCCGCGGCAATCGCGATTGTCCTGCTCACGGTCATCGAGATCGCGTTCGTTGGCCTGTTCGTGTTTGGGCTGCTCACGGGTTGGTCGAACGGCGACCAGACCGGGCTTGGGAGCATGTTCCTCGGTGGCGTGTTGTCGGTCATTTTCATCGACCTCGCGTTCATCCTCATGCTCTACCGCAAGGAGTTCCTCCCAGACGTCATGATCGTCAAAAAGCGTCGGCGAAAATGGGAAGACCTCTACATCAAAGAAGAGGATATGTATGGCTCCGGTGCGTCCAGCGAGGGACCGTGGGAGAGCATCAAACGCGCAGTCTATCCCTACTATAAGAGATAA
- a CDS encoding cytochrome b yields MSLERKDEMDHGAWMKEKNLTAVEQTYLTVLIWLDQRLRLVDYLELLENLYYKVNLQMPKSHTEQYNLDNKFWYWYPLYALGSFSTLAYVAAAISGALLGFYYAPATTGDPSTAYNSIVFIMQDLNFGFMLRSIHRWSAQIMVAAVFLHMLRVYFTGAYKEPRELNWIIGIILISLTLVFGYTGYLLPWDQLAFWAGQIGVEMALSIPIVGEWAAQLLFGGFTLGQATLQRMYILHVFLLPFVVTAVIALHIGIVWMQGIAEPH; encoded by the coding sequence ATGAGCCTCGAACGGAAAGACGAGATGGACCACGGCGCGTGGATGAAAGAGAAGAATTTGACGGCGGTCGAACAGACGTACCTGACGGTGCTCATCTGGCTCGACCAGCGGCTCCGCCTCGTGGACTACCTCGAACTCCTTGAGAATCTCTACTACAAAGTCAACCTGCAGATGCCAAAGAGCCACACCGAACAGTACAACTTGGACAACAAGTTCTGGTACTGGTATCCACTCTACGCCCTCGGCAGTTTCTCGACGTTGGCGTACGTGGCCGCCGCAATCAGTGGCGCACTTCTTGGGTTTTACTACGCGCCGGCGACGACGGGCGACCCATCTACGGCGTACAACTCCATCGTGTTCATTATGCAGGACCTGAACTTCGGGTTCATGCTCCGGTCGATCCACCGGTGGTCGGCACAGATCATGGTGGCCGCCGTATTCTTGCACATGCTTCGTGTGTACTTCACGGGCGCGTACAAGGAGCCGCGGGAACTCAACTGGATCATCGGCATCATCCTCATCAGCCTCACGCTGGTGTTCGGGTACACGGGGTACCTGCTGCCGTGGGACCAGCTTGCGTTCTGGGCCGGGCAGATCGGCGTCGAAATGGCGTTGTCTATCCCAATCGTCGGAGAGTGGGCTGCCCAGCTCCTGTTCGGCGGGTTCACGCTTGGACAAGCAACGCTCCAACGAATGTACATCCTGCACGTCTTCCTGTTGCCGTTCGTGGTGACGGCGGTCATCGCACTCCACATCGGCATCGTCTGGATGCAGGGCATCGCAGAACCACACTAG
- a CDS encoding DUF7313 family protein: MQTLAMFGPLDTIVGPYIEFIVLGLLVANMVTRIVAHRSHVNQNNDGGADAMSRSMLHNVTTALLVLATLYYLTWDSYAGLVSGILILGMVITDFFEFEARLVEARRDVPLDTPKGAIAASVLALLYVAFQTLFFIVEPVWTAIVG; this comes from the coding sequence ATGCAAACGCTTGCGATGTTCGGCCCGCTTGACACCATCGTCGGCCCCTACATCGAGTTCATCGTTCTCGGACTCCTGGTGGCCAACATGGTGACGCGAATCGTCGCCCACCGGTCTCATGTGAACCAGAACAACGACGGGGGCGCAGACGCGATGAGCCGCTCGATGCTCCACAACGTGACGACGGCGCTGCTCGTCCTCGCAACCCTCTACTACCTCACCTGGGACTCCTATGCGGGGCTCGTCTCCGGCATCCTCATCCTCGGGATGGTCATCACCGACTTCTTCGAATTCGAGGCCCGCCTCGTCGAAGCCCGGCGCGACGTGCCACTCGACACACCGAAAGGCGCAATCGCCGCCTCCGTGCTGGCGCTGCTCTACGTTGCCTTCCAGACGCTGTTCTTCATCGTCGAACCGGTCTGGACCGCCATCGTCGGGTAG
- a CDS encoding ATP-NAD kinase, whose translation MKIGVFAPSPATAIIDAITDAGGEAVTAPAETDGVDALVTVGEEALLALVSDGVSVPVLPIDAAAGIPSVTADDALDAVTALVVGDFDTETVPLLSATVDERTVRALRDVMLVTTEPARISEYAISSAGERVAEFRADGVVVATPAGSHGYARAAGGSVVAPGELASIVPISPFAIDRSHWVLPMADLSIAVVRDEAEVELLADTRRELIVPAGSSVDISVTETVSIAVVAETTPVLPGSGVR comes from the coding sequence GTGAAAATTGGCGTGTTCGCCCCCTCACCGGCCACCGCCATCATCGACGCCATCACCGACGCAGGCGGCGAGGCTGTCACGGCTCCCGCTGAGACCGACGGCGTCGACGCGCTCGTCACGGTGGGCGAGGAGGCGCTTTTGGCACTCGTTTCCGACGGCGTTTCTGTGCCAGTTCTCCCAATCGACGCAGCGGCTGGCATCCCGTCAGTGACAGCGGACGATGCACTCGACGCCGTGACCGCGCTCGTTGTTGGCGACTTCGACACCGAAACCGTCCCCCTCCTTTCTGCGACCGTGGATGAACGAACCGTCCGCGCACTGCGCGACGTGATGCTCGTCACGACCGAACCGGCGCGCATCTCGGAGTACGCCATCTCGTCTGCGGGCGAGCGTGTCGCAGAGTTCCGCGCCGATGGCGTCGTCGTCGCAACCCCCGCGGGCAGTCACGGCTACGCGCGCGCGGCGGGCGGGTCGGTCGTCGCACCGGGTGAGTTGGCAAGTATCGTCCCTATCTCGCCGTTCGCCATCGACCGGAGCCACTGGGTGCTCCCGATGGCCGACCTCTCGATTGCGGTGGTGCGCGACGAGGCGGAAGTCGAGTTATTGGCCGATACACGCCGTGAGCTTATCGTTCCAGCTGGCTCGTCCGTCGATATTTCGGTTACAGAGACGGTTTCGATTGCGGTGGTTGCCGAAACTACCCCCGTCCTCCCGGGGTCGGGCGTCCGGTAG